Within Cellulophaga sp. L1A9, the genomic segment TCCATGGAAAAAATTTCAAATTACAAAAAAGAAGAACTACTCAATACCCTTTCCCATGGAATAGGAATTGTTTTGGGTTTTATAGGGCTCTACTTTCTTCTTGCTAAAAATACGAACAAGAGTGAATATGCTATTTTAGGAATCGGTATTTATTCGTTTTCTATTATACTTCTATACACTGCTTCAACAATATATCACGCCGTAGCTGTACCTAAATTAAAAAGCAAGTTTAGAGTTTTAGATCATATTAGTATCTATTTCCTTATTGCGGGTACGTATTCTCCGGTAGCACTTATTACTTTAATTAATGGAAATGGTTGGCTATTATTTATCGTAGTATGGAGTATAGCATTTATTGGAACCATCCTTAAATTATTTTTCACCGGTAGGTTTGAAATCTTATCGCTCCTCTTATATTTAGTAATGGGCTGGTTAATTGTTTTTGATTTTCAGCATTTAGTGGATGCTACAACGCCTCTAGGAATTAATTTATTAATGTTAGGTGGAGGGTTTTACACCGTAGGGATTCTTTTTTATGCCATCAGAAAAATTCCATACAATCATGTTATATGGCATTTTTTTGTTTTAGGAGGAAGTATTAGTCATTGGTTTTTTATCTATTTAGATGTAGTGTAACATCAATTAGACAAAACAGCTTCAAAATCTTCAAAAAAATCTTCAAACTTTTTCATATTTTCATTCATGAAAATCATAGTTTCTTGCCAAGTATTTTTATTGTGAATAGAAACATGGTCTAATTTTACATAGACTCTAGATATTTCAGTTTGATTTTCTAAATAAGTATATTCTTCAAATTGTGCATCGGGTAGATAATCTTCTAATAATACAGATTTTAAAGAAGTCATTTTTTGCCATAAATCTATCCTTTTCTCAAGATCTTTGTTTTCTATATCTAAGGATACCAGTGCATGAGATGTATCAAAGTAAAATTTAAAAGAAAAATCTTTTATTTTGGTATGGTATAAAATCCATTTTTTGGGATAGGATTTTCCGAATGATATCCAGTAATCTTCTCTTAATTTTTTAGCTTCACTTTTACTAAACATTTATAAAAAATATGCGATTATTATTCCGATGATAATGACTAATAACTTACTTAAATTAAACTTATGTCCCTCTGAACTTTCAAATAAAATTACAGTAGAGATGTGTAAAAATACACCAATGGCTACAGCGTTTAATTCTGGTTTAATTGTAGAAAATATATCAATATTTGCTGCTAAATATGTTCCTAAAGGTGTCATTATTGAAAATAAGCAAATAAAGAAAAAGGCAGCTATTTTACTCATTTTTGAAGCAATCAAGAAAATGCTTAAAATTATGGCAATCGGAATCTTATGTACCAATATGGCATATAACATAGAATGATGATCGGCTATAGGAACACCTTCTAAAAGGGAGTGAACAGATAAACTTATGAATAATAGCCAAGGGAATTCAGTCTTGCTACTGTCCATATGCATGTGTCCATGTTCTGCTCCTTTAGAAAAAAATTCTAAAAATATTTGTAACAATATTCCCAACATGACAAATACACCCACTTTTTTTTGATCTGTTCCTTCATATATTTCAGGCAAAAGCTCAAATATAGTCAACGCCAAAAGGAAGGCACCACTAAATGCTAATAGGAGTTTTATGCTTTCTTTTTTCTTGGGTTTTATGAAATAAACAAATAGGAAGCTTACTAATACAGCTAAAATTGGTAATAAATAGGTCATGCCAGAATTAGGTTTTTTTAAAATGTAACCTGAGGCCGTAAAATTAATGTATTTTTGTCGTAATGTTTTAGATAGGTATGGAGAATTACAAAATGGTTGCCAAAACAATGTTTGGTTTTGAAGGAATACTAGCTAAAGAGCTACGCAAGCTTGGGGCTTTAAATATTGAAGAAGGTGTTCGAAGCGTTAGTTTTGAAGGTGATATGGGATTTATGTATAAAGCTAATTTGTGCTTACGTACCGCTATAAAAATCATAAAGCCTATTCACTCTTTTTCTGTAAAGAATGAGGAGGAATTATATAAGAAAATTTATGCTTTTGATTGGACGGAATATTTAACACCACACACTACTTTTGCAATTGATACTACCGTTAATTCTGAGAATTTTACGCATTCTCTTTATGTATCACAAAAGGTTAAAGACGCTATTGTAGATAAGTTTAGAGATTTGGATGGTATTCGTCCCGATGTGGATATTAAATTTCCAGACCTTCGAATAAATATACACATCCAGAAAGAACACTGTAATGTTTCATTAGATACTTCTGGTCGATCTTTACACCAACGTGGTTATAAAACAGCAACCAATATTGCACCCATTAACGAAGTTCTGGCTGCAGGACTTTTACTATTGAGTGGTTGGGATGGTCAAAGTGATTTTTTAGATCCAATGTGTGGTAGTGGAACCATTTTGGTAGAAGCTGCAATGATTGCTTGCAATATTCCGGTCAACATCAATAGAAAAGAATTTGCTTTTGAGAAATGGCCAGATTATGATCAAGAGTTGTTTGATAAAATAGTGGAAAGCTGTTTAAATAAAACGAGAGAATTCCATTTCAAAATCGCAGGTTATGATAAGGCACCCTCTGCAATACGAAAAGCACAAGACAATATTGAAAATGCTAATTTATCAGAATATATAAAAGTTGGGCAATTTAATTTTTTCGAAACAGAAAAATCTGTAGACAGCCATTTGCATATCTTATTTAACCCTCCTTATGGGGAGCGTTTGGATATAGATATGGAAGATTTTTATAAGAACATTGGCGATACCTTGAAGACGCATTATGCAGGTACAGATGCGTGGTTAATAACGTCTAATTTAGAAGCTTTAAAGTTTGTTGGACTAAGACCTTCTCGTAAAATTAAAGTCTTTAACAGTCACTTAGAATCAAGATTGGTGAAGTATGTGATGTATGAGGGAAGTAAGAAAACCAAATTTCAAAATCAAGAATCCTAAAATATGTCTTTAAAAAATAAAGCTTTACTCTTTAATTTTCTGTCGTTTGCGATTCTATTCGCTGTATTCCGATTTTTTGTAATGGACTATTTCTACGATAATAGAATCGTAAAATCTGTAGTTTCTGCATTAATTACAATGATTTTAGCACCAAAATTTGCGGTGCTAAAAAACAATGAGGGTACTAGAATTGTAATGAAATGGCTTTTTTCTAAAAGAATAAAAGAATTGTAATCTAATTTTTTGGTGGAGGTGGTGGCTCTTGTCTTCCACTTTCATCTACATATTTTTTACGAGCTTGCTTTTTCTTTTTATAAAGAGGAATAAAATACGTAATGGAATAATTAAAGTTACTACCAAAGCGACTGTTGTCTGTTACTTTGTTAAAGCCTGGAATCCATAGATTTTGAAAATTATCAGGTTCTTTATTACTTACCAATAACCCTAAGCGAACACTAGCTCCTAGGTAGATATTGGAAAACAATTCCACTTTTAATCCTAATACAGCTTCTATCCAAGAGGCATTAAGTGAGGAGTATTCTCCAATGTTTTCTGAACCCATGACAAAATCATCTTCACTAAAATAGCGATTGGAGCTAAAAATTTGATAATTATTTAAGGTCTGACTAAAGGTGCTATAGGCATAACGCCCACCAAGATGAATTATATTATTCATACCAAACCAATTTTCGTAAGTATTATAATCAACTCCCAGTTTTAAATAACTTCCAGAAGTGGTAAAGTTGTAGAGGTCTTCTTGGTTGGTTTTCTTTTCATTCCCCAATTCAGCCGCAAGATATAAATTAGGTTTGATTCTAAAATCCCCCACTAATTCTATGCCCGTGTAATCATCATCTAGTGTAGACAATATAATTTTACTTAAATCTATACCAACGCGTAAACCATATCTATCGGTTTTCTGAATGGTGTCTTTGGGCTGCAGATCTATAGGCTTAGATTGAGACCATCCTATTAAGGATATAAGAATAAAACTAATACTAATGATATATTTTAACATGCGCAGTGGTTTGATCTTCAACAGTAGTATTTATTATTTCAATATCTTTAATCCAATTATCTGTATCCGTAGTTAACTCATCTGTTAATTCTTCGTAATTAACTACATATCCACAGGCTCTGGAAACAAAAACTTCTTTAGTCGTATAATCAAAAACCAAGATATCTTCATTTGCATTTTCGGTATCGGTAGTAGCGTTTGTAGATAGATTATAAGTGGTAGATAAACTAGCGATGCGCAATGGAATCTGTATTGAATCAGTACCCACATTTGTAATGATATCTCCATATTC encodes:
- a CDS encoding hemolysin III family protein, whose amino-acid sequence is MEKISNYKKEELLNTLSHGIGIVLGFIGLYFLLAKNTNKSEYAILGIGIYSFSIILLYTASTIYHAVAVPKLKSKFRVLDHISIYFLIAGTYSPVALITLINGNGWLLFIVVWSIAFIGTILKLFFTGRFEILSLLLYLVMGWLIVFDFQHLVDATTPLGINLLMLGGGFYTVGILFYAIRKIPYNHVIWHFFVLGGSISHWFFIYLDVV
- a CDS encoding DUF4268 domain-containing protein; protein product: MFSKSEAKKLREDYWISFGKSYPKKWILYHTKIKDFSFKFYFDTSHALVSLDIENKDLEKRIDLWQKMTSLKSVLLEDYLPDAQFEEYTYLENQTEISRVYVKLDHVSIHNKNTWQETMIFMNENMKKFEDFFEDFEAVLSN
- a CDS encoding ZIP family metal transporter; its protein translation is MTYLLPILAVLVSFLFVYFIKPKKKESIKLLLAFSGAFLLALTIFELLPEIYEGTDQKKVGVFVMLGILLQIFLEFFSKGAEHGHMHMDSSKTEFPWLLFISLSVHSLLEGVPIADHHSMLYAILVHKIPIAIILSIFLIASKMSKIAAFFFICLFSIMTPLGTYLAANIDIFSTIKPELNAVAIGVFLHISTVILFESSEGHKFNLSKLLVIIIGIIIAYFL
- a CDS encoding class I SAM-dependent RNA methyltransferase — its product is MENYKMVAKTMFGFEGILAKELRKLGALNIEEGVRSVSFEGDMGFMYKANLCLRTAIKIIKPIHSFSVKNEEELYKKIYAFDWTEYLTPHTTFAIDTTVNSENFTHSLYVSQKVKDAIVDKFRDLDGIRPDVDIKFPDLRINIHIQKEHCNVSLDTSGRSLHQRGYKTATNIAPINEVLAAGLLLLSGWDGQSDFLDPMCGSGTILVEAAMIACNIPVNINRKEFAFEKWPDYDQELFDKIVESCLNKTREFHFKIAGYDKAPSAIRKAQDNIENANLSEYIKVGQFNFFETEKSVDSHLHILFNPPYGERLDIDMEDFYKNIGDTLKTHYAGTDAWLITSNLEALKFVGLRPSRKIKVFNSHLESRLVKYVMYEGSKKTKFQNQES
- a CDS encoding DUF6048 family protein; protein product: MLKYIISISFILISLIGWSQSKPIDLQPKDTIQKTDRYGLRVGIDLSKIILSTLDDDYTGIELVGDFRIKPNLYLAAELGNEKKTNQEDLYNFTTSGSYLKLGVDYNTYENWFGMNNIIHLGGRYAYSTFSQTLNNYQIFSSNRYFSEDDFVMGSENIGEYSSLNASWIEAVLGLKVELFSNIYLGASVRLGLLVSNKEPDNFQNLWIPGFNKVTDNSRFGSNFNYSITYFIPLYKKKKQARKKYVDESGRQEPPPPPKN
- a CDS encoding DUF6452 family protein; protein product: MNKLKYLILLAGLVFAFNSCEKDDICVDGDTPLLVIRFYDATITTDLKAPSNLLVKGLLDSGEYGDIITNVGTDSIQIPLRIASLSTTYNLSTNATTDTENANEDILVFDYTTKEVFVSRACGYVVNYEELTDELTTDTDNWIKDIEIINTTVEDQTTAHVKIYH